One Pochonia chlamydosporia 170 chromosome 5, whole genome shotgun sequence DNA segment encodes these proteins:
- a CDS encoding fatty acid hydroxylase (similar to Cordyceps militaris CM01 XP_006665636.1), which produces MSDTKPNPKDSMKSTWRQKDRRQWNLAHWFYEITDVHPTNLDEDIPVHQKTEKVPHLSDWYMHRWVILHAAIPLILHQLYVHYTGLNLTPFQAFLFYSAAFKLTAIREIHVLRNTGHQTGYLDGDAHERDGVPDVGVWKVMKSLISTSTIRPIFTVFLAYRANEAPIDLNWWWLPLEAGLYGIILDFWFYWYHRLMHEIGGLWQYHRTHHLTKHPNPLLTLYADTEQEFFDIAGIPLMTYFTMKLLGMPMGFYEWWVCHEYVVFAELAGHSGLRIHASPPNTLTFFLRMFKAELIIEDHDLHHRKGWKSSGNYGKQTRLWDRVFGTCKDRIECDLSNIDFDNQVAMPLL; this is translated from the coding sequence ATGTCTGATACAAAACCGAACCCCAAGGACTCCATGAAGTCCACCTGGCGGCAGAAGGACCGTCGGCAGTGGAACCTCGCACACTGGTTCTACGAGATAACCGACGTGCATCCCACAAACCTGGACGAAGACATCCCCGTCCATCAAAAGACCGAAAAGGTTCCCCATCTGTCAGACTGGTACATGCACAGATGGGTTATCCTCCACGCCGCGATCCCTCTCATCCTGCACCAACTCTACGTGCACTACACAGGCCTCAACTTGACGCCCTTCCAAGCATTCCTCTTCTACAGCGCCGCGTTCAAACTCACAGCCATCCGCGAAATCCACGTCCTCCGCAACACCGGCCACCAAACCGGCTACCTTGACGGCGACGCCCACGAACGAGATGGCGTCCCCGACGTTGGCGTCTGGAAGGTCATGAAGTCCCTAATCTCGACATCCACCATCCGTCCCATCTTTACTGTCTTCCTCGCCTACCGCGCCAACGAAGCACCCATTGACCTCAACTGGTGGTGGCTGCCTCTCGAGGCCGGCCTCTACGGCATCATCCTCGACTTCTGGTTCTACTGGTACCACCGTCTGATGCACGAGATCGGCGGCCTGTGGCAGTACCACCGCACccaccatctcaccaagCATCCTAACCCGTTGTTAACCCTCTACGCCGACACCGAGCAGGAATTCTTCGATATTGCAGGCATCCCACTCATGACCTACTTCACCATGAAGTTACTCGGCATGCCTATGGGTTTCTACGAGTGGTGGGTGTGCCATGAGTACGTCGTCTTTGCGGAATTGGCTGGCCATAGTGGCCTGCGGATCCATGCCTCACCTCCTAATACCCTGACTTTCTTCCTTCGCATGTTTAAGGCGGAGCTTATTATTGAGGATCATGACTTACACCATCGTAAAGGGTGGAAGTCTAGTGGTAATTATGGGAAGCAGACGCGTTTGTGGGACCGTGTGTTTGGGACTTGCAAGGATCGGATTGAGTGTGACTTGTCGAATATTGATTTTGATAATCAAGTTGCTATGCCGCTTCTGTAG
- a CDS encoding lactonase, 7-bladed beta-propeller domain-containing protein: MKASLLLSLAISGISALPSNKPPQNEAGAVFAMTNVASDNKVIAFSRSSAGILTQVGEYSTGGRGQGVDFDTQGGLTLGPDHKFLYAVNPADDLVTVFSVKGSSLSKVQTVYAGDQPLSISVSRNGYAYVLDGSVASTGIFGFKINSRDGTLSPLTNKTIPLSSPIGVPGVVVFAPDGKSLVVTNKVGSTLDVFAVDENGLASASPMTTIASSGIRPFAATFHNEILYVIESGLPSLKNAALSTYRLNSGKTPSLTALTKAERNEQTDGCWVVVTPDGKWAYTANFVSGSISSYRLASNGTASLINGAAALPGGEGSEPVDLALSADGKYLYNLLRGTGAVAGFEIQADGSLKQVGELVGKGKGLPAMDGASGLAGY; this comes from the coding sequence ATGAAAGCATCTCTGCTCCTCTCCCTCGCCATAAGCGGCATATCCGCCCTCCCTTCCAACAAACCCCCTCAAAACGAAGCAGGCGCAGTCTTTGCCATGACAAACGTAGCGTCCGACAACAAAGTCATCGCCTTCTCACGCTCCTCAGCCGGAATCCTCACCCAAGTCGGCGAGTATTCTACCGGAGGACGCGGCCAAGGCGTCGACTTCGACACACAGGGTGGTCTGACGCTAGGCCCTGACCATAAATTCCTTTATGCTGTGAACCCAGCGGATGATCTTGTGACTGTCTTCTCCGTCAAGGGGTCTAGTCTGTCTAAAGTTCAGACAGTTTACGCCGGCGACCAGCCATTGAGTATCAGCGTCAGCAGAAACGGGTATGCTTATGTTCTTGACGGATCTGTGGCTTCCACTGGCATTTTTGGCTTCAAAATCAATTCTCGGGATGGCACGCTGTCACCCTTGACGAACAAAACTATCCCGTTGAGCTCACCGATTGGCGTTCCTGGGGTGGTTGTTTTTGCCCCCGACGGAAAGTCACTGGTCGTTACCAATAAAGTCGGCAGCACGCTCGATGTTTTTGCCGTCGACGAGAACGGCCTTGCTAGTGCTTCGCCCATGACGACAATTGCATCAAGTGGCATTCGACCCTTTGCAGCGACCTTCCACAACGAAATTCTCTACGTTATCGAGTCGGGTCTCCCGTCCTTGAAGAACGCAGCCCTCTCAACATACCGCTTAAACAGTGGGAAGACGCCCAGCCTAACAGCCTTGACGAAAGCCGAGCGAAATGAACAGACTGACGGATGTTGGGTTGTCGTCACTCCAGATGGCAAGTGGGCATACACTGCGAACTTTGTGTCTGGCTCCATTTCAAGCTACCGTCTTGCTAGCAACGGGACTGCCTCGTTGATTAAtggagctgctgctttgCCGGGCGGTGAGGGCAGCGAGCCTGTGGACTTGGCGCTGAGTGCTGATGGGAAATATCTGTACAATCTGCTGAGAGGAACgggtgctgttgctggtttcgAGATTCAGGCTGACGGGTCGTTGAAGCAGGTTGGCGAACTGGTTGGTAAGGGCAAGGGGTTGCCTGCTATGGATGGAGCATCTGGTCTTGCGGGATATTAA
- a CDS encoding 2,6-dihydropseudooxynicotine hydrolase (similar to Metarhizium acridum CQMa 102 XP_007808785.1): protein MADPNATMYQLSKDSNFHFGILRALAMAPYDGADVDECLVAANSIIPGDFESFARSFLSIANTVYKRALSIAKKKFPVSARTAFFSAATYFRSADFYLHGNPADPRIMDYWAKQTDAFDQGLALLSPPGTRFNIKTPEFDIPCIWITPDEEVKKRPTIIMGNGYDGSQEEMYHVAGLAALERGYNVLTYEGPGQPSPRRYQNKGFIAEWEKVVTPVMDHVLNMTKSVDPKAVGLYGLSLGGYMAPRAAAFDHRFAAIMAIDGVWDFGEVIRRDFGPEAMKIHKSGDKAKFDELAQKYLKPDVPTGLRWGLEQGMWSFNTTSPFDFVTEVQKFTVEKVAHKIRTPVFIGDAEDDIFFKGQPQKLAKAIGKWATLYHFQNKDAIGTHSGIGALKQHNQVIYDWFDGIIHGKH from the coding sequence ATGGCAGACCCCAACGCAACCATGTATCAACTCAGCAAAGACTCCAATTTCCATTTTGGCATTCTCCGTGCTTTAGCAATGGCACCTTACGacggcgccgacgtcgacgaGTGTCTTGTCGCAGCCAATTCCATCATCCCCGGCGACTTCGAGAGCTTCGCCCGCTCATTTCTCAGCATCGCAAACACCGTATACAAGCGAGCCCTGAGTatcgccaagaagaagttcCCTGTTTCCGCACGAACCGCATTCTTCAGCGCGGCTACGTATTTCCGGAGCGCCGACTTCTACCTCCACGGCAATCCGGCAGATCCCCGAATCATGGATTACTGGGCGAAGCAAACTGATGCTTTTGACCAGGGACTAGCTCTCCTCTCCCCCCCCGGCACAAGATTCAACATCAAGACACCCGAATTTGACATCCCCTGCATTTGGATCACGCCAGATGAAGAGGTGAAGAAACGACcgaccatcatcatgggcaaTGGCTATGACGGATCGCAAGAGGAAATGTACCACGTAGCAGGTCTCGCTGCCCTCGAACGAGGCTACAACGTCCTCACCTACGAAGGTCCAGGACAGCCGTCACCCCGTCGCTACCAAAACAAGGGCTTCATCGCAGAATGGGAAAAGGTCGTCACCCCCGTCATGGACCACGTCCTCAACATGACTAAATCCGTTGACCCCAAAGCCGTTGGACTGTATGGCCTGTCTCTAGGAGGCTACATGGCGCCCCGTGCTGCTGCATTCGACCACCGCTTCGCTGCCATAATGGCCATCGACGGTGTATGGGACTTTGGCGAGGTGATAAGGCGCGATTTCGGCCCAGAAGCCATGAAGATACACAAGTCTGGTGATAAAGCCAAGTTTGATGAGCTTGCGCAAAAGTATCTCAAGCCGGATGTACCAACTGGTCTGCGATGGGGTCTCGAGCAGGGCATGTGGTCATTTAACACTACTTCACCGTTTGATTTTGTCACTGAGGTGCAGAAATTTACGGTCGAAAAGGTTGCGCATAAGATTCGAACGCCGGTGTTTAttggtgatgctgaagaCGATATATTCTTCAAGGGGCAGCCGCAGAAACTGGCCAAGGCGATTGGCAAGTGGGCTACGTTGTATCATTTCCAAAATAAGGATGCTATCGGGACGCATTCTGGCATTGGGGCGTTGAAGCAGCATAATCAGGTTATTTACGATTGGTTCGATGGCATCATTCACGGGAAACACTAG
- a CDS encoding ADP-ribose 1''-phosphate phosphatase (similar to Beauveria bassiana ARSEF 2860 XP_008597328.1), with protein sequence MAFQLESATVPLRQLPQNTYLVHATNCIAQWGAGIAAELATIFPAACQQYKRFCNAAKQSPSEKWPPRSLAGKCLIIPPQESDVKAGAPRIYIVCLFTSYGFGRPNDATGKPGRDGVGKILSQTQTSLKAFREQLEAKSPEAAEAVIYSPLFNSGAFGVPWDKTSAVIKTEFDGWSGRWVVLTPPS encoded by the coding sequence atgGCTTTCCAATTAGAATCTGCCACCGTCCCTCTACGACAACTCCCACAAAACACATACCTCGTCCACGCAACAAACTGCATCGCCCAATGGGGCGCAGGCATCGCCGCCGAGTTGGCCACAATATTTCCCGCAGCCTGCCAGCAATATAAACGTTTCTGCAATGCCGCCAAGCAAAGCCCATCTGAGAAGTGGCCGCCACGATCCCTCGCAGGGAAGTGCCTCATCATCCCGCCGCAGGAGTCGGACGTAAAAGCGGGCGCTCCCCGGATTTATATCGTCTGTCTGTTTACAAGCTACGGATTTGGACGACCCAACGATGCGACCGGGAAGCCGGGTAGGGATGGCGTCGGTAAGATCCTGTCGCAAACTCAGACCAGTCTGAAGGCGTTCCGGGAGCAATTGGAGGCCAAGTCCCCAGAGGCTGCGGAAGCTGTCATATATTCTCCTCTCTTCAACTCTGGGGCATTTGGGGTTCCTTGGGATAAGACGTCGGCTGTGATAAAGACggagtttgatggctggaGTGGCCGATGGGTGGTGCTGACGCCGCCATCGTAA
- a CDS encoding penicillin-binding protein (similar to Talaromyces stipitatus ATCC 10500 XP_002485785.1): MLLHLSYLGILSLASTSAAADFDQKLLGVTYLKPSNLGKAEAIKSAAASISKELQNALNTGISKFGNFTAKANSLSATVVSAQDAAPFLDFQYTAANLNVSGGSTARVTGESIYRIGSVSKLFTVYTLLLNGGEKIWDRPVTDYLPELREALPQTEKKSSLDYVQWDQVTVGALASQLAGLGRDVNNADLASQGFPAAQAGMPQLPSDQIPTCAGNNSQAPCSRKEFFDVLVKRSAVSLPYTTPTYSNAAYRLLGYVIEAVTGTAYHEAVAKSVTGPLKLKKTTTLSPSGNGVGVIPQGTSGWDRALGDEVSTGGLYSTSHDLAELGRAILSSKQLSPLQTRRWMKPHAHTASLSFSVGAPWEIWRARSKVSSGYVVDVYVKSGSDDQYQALLVVVPEFDIAASILCAGPDAGKAIDTASEVVLQAFLPALDKTAQSQTAQRFSGRYISSDKKNSSLVLTTDAQPGLLVKQWLSNGVDVQAAAQAYADSTQGGRIQSMRLYPMISSPNRVSFRAVFETVPVGFDPAVPQILKAEAGQWGQVDQLMYGGISVDDFVFQLDGKGVATSVQPRVLRDTLKRA, from the exons ATGTTACTACACCTCTCTTACCTCGGAATTCTTTCCCTCGCGTCGACGTCCGCGGCAGCAGACTTTGACCAGAAACTCCTGGGAGTAACGTACCTCAAGCCTTCCAACCTCGGAAAAgcagaagccatcaaatcGGCGGCAGCGTCCATCTCCAAAGAGCTACAGAATGCTCTGAACACGGGAAtctccaagtttggcaacTTTACCGCCAAGGCTAACTCGCTGTCCGCAACGGTGGTGTCTGCGCAGGATGCCGCGCCCTTTCTGGACTTCCAGTACACGGCTGCCAATTTGAACGTCTCAGGAGGCAGCACTGCACGAGTCACCGGGGAGAGCATCTACCGAATCGGAAGTGTCTCTAAGCTGTTCACCGTCTACACTCTCCTGTTGAACGGCGGGGAGAAGATATGGGATCGACCTGTGACAGATTATCTTCCTGAACTTCGGGAGGCTCTCCCCCAGACGGAGAAGAAATCTTCACTGGACTACGTGCAGTGGGATCAGGTCACTGTTGGTGCCCTTGCTTCTCAGCTTGCTGGCCTTGGAAGAGATG TGAATAATGCCGATTTAGCCAGTCAGGGGTTTCCTGCTGCGCAAGCCGGTATGCCTCAGCTCCCTTCGGATCAGATTCCAACTTGTGctggcaacaacagccaggCCCCTTGCTCTCGAAAAG AGTTCTTTGACGTGTTAGTCAAAAGGAGTGCCGTCTCCTTGCCATATACCACTCCCACGTACTCCAACGCCGCGTACCGACTCCTCGGGTACGTAATCGAGGCTGTGACAGGCACAGCATACCATGAAGCAGTTGCAAAATCGGTCACCGGCCCCCTGAAACTGAAGAAGACAACCACACTTAGTCCCAGTGGCAATGGGGTAGGCGTCATTCCCCAAGGCACCTCGGGCTGGGACCGAGCTCTAGGAGATGAAGTTTC AACCGGCGGCCTGTACTCCACGTCCCACGACCTAGCTGAGCTTGGGCGTGCCATCCTAAGCAGCAAACAACTATCGCCCCTCCAGACACGTCGATGGATGAAACCCCACGCGCACACTGCCTCGCTCTCCTTTTCCGTCGGCGCACCATGGGAGATATGGCGAGCCAGAAGCAAAGTATCAAGCGGCTACGTTGTCGATGTCTATGTAAAAAGCGGAAGCGACGACCAGTACCAGGCGCTGCTGGTCGTTGTCCCCGAGTTCGACATCGCTGCCTCAATTCTGTGCGCGGGACCAGACGCCGGAAAAGCTATCGACACGGCTTCTGAAGTTGTTCTGCAGGCATTCCTACCTGCACTAGACAAAACTGCTCAGAGCCAGACTGCTCAGCGTTTCAGCGGCCGCTACATATCCTCTGATAAGAAGAACTCGTCGTTGGTCCTGACTACGGATGCTCAGCCCGGTCTTTTGGTCAAGCAGTGGCTCAGCAATGGCGTTGACGTCCAGGCCGCAGCGCAAGCCTACGCTGACTCGACACAAGGCGGTCGTATTCAGTCCATGCGATTGTATCCCATGATTTCCAGCCCCAATCGAGTGTCTTTTCGGGCGGTTTTTGAGACCGTTCCTGTTGGGTTTGATCCAGCTGTGCCGCAAATACTCAAAGCGGAGGCCGGTCAATGGGGCCAGgttgatcaattgatgtaTGGGGGAATATCTGTTGACGATTTTGTGTTTCAGCTGGACGGTAAGGGCGTGGCTACGTCTGTCCAGCCGCGTGTGCTTCGGGATACGTTGAAGCGGGCATAG
- a CDS encoding Zn(2)-C6 fungal-type DNA-binding domain-containing protein (similar to Metarhizium robertsii ARSEF 23 XP_007816510.1): protein MAVWDRKAVDISADVRLAVQNYGACIQNMQHVVAENYGRSINVVLLCAMVCICFELLMDSPDVALCHLEHSLRILNSNTDTIDKDLALAFTRLDLQATVFLGLRPPLLASSCSETTDDDGFDNEEAELTYLMGCVFSFLRTKADNYRYRNPGSIPLDLLIEAKTLEEQLQHFRKKHLTPGLLSDGSSMSSIRETRLRIKCLTGIILIATSLYTEEAIYDQFTCDFLSIVDCASELLAQPPITPLTDGSSPQNSESTLDMGVIHPLYLTASKCRSSLIRRRAIELLRMAPSPEGTWDAKLYAKIAERRMELEEASLEEPPTDPAGVPEWYRIHSADIYPQGDCKSARVVFRFQPNGMDGEWSEFSEVITW, encoded by the exons ATGGCCGTGTGGGATCGCAAGGCTGTAGATATTTCGGCGGATGTACGACTGGCAGTCCAGAATTATGGCGCCTGTATACAGAACATGCAGCATGTTGTGGCAGAGAATTACGGACGGTCGATAAATGTGGTGTTGCTTTGTGCAATGGTGTGCATATGCTTCGAGCTTCTGATGGATAGTCCTGACGTGGCGCTGTGTCATCTGGAGCACAGTTTGCGAATACTAAACTCTAATACTGATACGA ttgacaaaGATTTGGCGTTGGCTTTCACGAGACTCGATCTTCAGGCCACCGTCTTCCTGGGCCTTCGACCACCTCTGCTTGCTTCAAGTTGCAGCGAAACAacagacgacgatggctttgacaatgaggaggccgagcttACGTATCTAATGGGCTGCGTGTTTTCCTTTCTTCGAACGAAAGCAGATAACTACCGATACCGAAATCCGGGATCTATTCCACTGGACCTTTTAATAGAGGCCAAAACGCTCGAAGAACAACTACAACACTTTCGAAAGAAACACCTGACGCCTGGACTCCTCTCTGACGGCAGCTCTATGTCATCCATCAGAGAAACACGCCTGCGAATCAAGTGTCTTACAGGAATCATCCTTATAGCAACATCGCTGTACACGGAGGAAGCAATATACGACCAGTTCACCTGCGACTTTCTCAGCATAGTAGACTGCGCATCAGAATTACTAGCTCAACCCCCAATAACGCCTCTCACCGACGGAAGCAGTCCCCAAAATTCAGAGTCCACACTCGACATGGGCGTCATACACCCGCTGTACCTTACCGCCTCCAAGTGTAGAAGTTCACTCATCCGTCGACGAGCGATCGAGTTGTTGCGAATGGCACCCAGCCCCGAAGGAACATGGGATGCAAAGTTGTATGCGAAAATCGCAGAACGCCGGATGGAGCTCGAGGAAGCGAGTCTGGAGGAACCGCCAACTGATCCTGCTGGCGTGCCGGAATGGTATCGTATTCACTCGGCGGATATTTACCCCCAAGGTGATTGTAAATCTGCGAGGGTTGTGTTTCGGTTTCAGCCGAATGGTATGGATGGCGAGTGGAGTGAGTTCTCGGAGGTGATCACTTGGTGA
- a CDS encoding C6 transcription factor (similar to Talaromyces stipitatus ATCC 10500 XP_002481660.1), translated as MTKSPADADQGDGQSSSMPVKRIRTRTGCLNCRKKKRKCDERRPTCGGCSKKKQQCRWGLKLSFRDENAQHLGDNHPSMRRVARRAPKHYEILDVTSEVIRDYNISSPPQLNFDDDEESTRFGSGHLAGDNSLYIGGAANTHTPGISVFDEVSPAESFGALGVGPMGVSYADTESPLLTNDSASPVSRRQTENAVADLLYFSQGGQSTEVADHALRMRLDPPMPIGLLADYLDRNQPFTPNGTSFEDGIFLPGTAYHELHSTLRQHLIQEVRSTASTRPTTPRVDIDGAEIENGEGDRHDKSLGTVPEAPAITLEIEKPVLSKEEECNLWRNWFDEVAPWLDKFDIERHFQFSLPTLAPSNDHLRYAILALSARQQELKETTQPTDRSLALYQEAIHLLLPNLASRSTAAIASCVILCVLEMLSCSPKAWQRHLDGCASLMEAVGINGFVGGVDQALFWCFARMDVCGALISSVTTLIPVSHWASKLSIDDDVRMFESVENFSGWANYAVYLTAQVLNLLSPLSGMTSLQVTNRSDPKFRTRWLKLWKYISEWQDKRPAPLLPVMTTPSTESSPFPTIIFSNPAAISGNQLYHTASVLMLQNQPANVKLTPMPKSILWHARRICGISISNAHHGAWTNAVQPLWVAGRCMSHPAEHKAILDILERIEKESGWGTKWRQEDLKTFWGDLED; from the coding sequence ATGACCAAGTCTCCCGCTGATGCAGACCAAGGGGACGGTCAGTCAAGCTCCATGCCTGTGAAAAGAATCAGAACACGCACAGGCTGCCTCAACTgccgcaagaagaagagaaaatgTGATGAGCGACGACCAACATGCGGCGGctgcagcaagaagaagcaacagTGTCGCTGGGGTTTGAAGCTAAGCTTTCGAGATGAAAATGCTCAGCATCTTGGGGACAATCATCCTTCTATGCGACGAGTTGCGAGACGAGCACCAAAACACTACGAGATCTTGGACGTCACCTCAGAGGTGATTCGCGATTACAACATCTCATCACCTCCGCAACTaaactttgacgacgatgaagagaGTACGCGTTTCGGCTCTGGACACCTTGCTGGTGACAACAGCCTTTACATTGGTGGAGCTGCAAACACACATACACCTGGAATATCCGTCTTCGATGAGGTCTCGCCGGCGGAATCGTTTGGAGCGCTTGGTGTAGGACCAATGGGCGTCTCATATGCAGACACGGAGTCGCCATTGCTCACGAATGACTCTGCCTCGCCAGTATCTCGTCGGCAGACAGAAAACGCTGTCGCCGACTTGCTGTACTTCAGCCAAGGCGGACAATCGACCGAAGTAGCAGATCATGCTCTACGGATGCGACTGGATCCTCCAATGCCAATCGGCCTCCTAGCAGATTACCTCGACCGTAATCAGCCATTCACACCCAACGGAACTtcctttgaagatgggatATTCCTTCCGGGAACTGCGTATCATGAGCTGCACTCTACCTTGAGGCAACACCTGATCCAAGAAGTTCGTTCCACTGCGTCCACAAGACCAACCACGCCGAGGGTTGACATTGATGGAGCTGAGATCGAAAACGGCGAGGGCGACAGACACGACAAATCACTTGGTACTGTTCCTGAAGCCCCGGCAATAACACTCGAGATAGAGAAGCCTGTATTGTCTAAAGAAGAAGAGTGTAATCTTTGGCGAAACTGGTTCGACGAAGTTGCTCCTTGGCTGGACAAATTTGACATAGAACGCCACTTTCAGTTCTCCCTGCCAACGTTGGCACCGTCTAACGACCACTTACGATACGCCATTCTTGCGCTCTCTGCTCGACAACAAGAGCTGAAAGAGACGACGCAACCCACAGATCGGAGCTTGGCGTTATACCAAGAAGCAATACACCTCTTGCTTCCGAACCTTGCGTCTCGCTCAACGGCCGCGATTGCGTCCTGTGTCATCCTTTGCGTTCTAGAGATGCTAAGCTGCTCGCCCAAAGCATGGCAACGGCACCTTGATGGATGTGCCAGCTTAATGGAGGCAGTCGGAATCAATGGCTTTGTTGGCGGAGTGGACCAGGCATtattttggtgttttgcgaGGATGGATGTATGTGGTGCTCTTATATCGTCCGTGACGACATTAATCCCTGTCTCACATTGGGCATCTAAATTGAGcatcgatgatgatgtccGTATGTTCGAGTCCGTCGAAAACTTTTCAGGATGGGCAAACTACGCCGTCTATCTCACAGCTCAAGTTCTGAACCTCTTATCGCCATTGTCGGGCATGACATCATTACAAGTCACAAACCGCTCGGATCCGAAATTTCGCACACGCTGGCTGAAGCTGTGGAAGTACATATCTGAATGGCAGGATAAACGACCTGCGCCTCTCCTACCCGTCATGACAACCCCATCAACTGAATCATCTCCGTTCCCgaccatcatcttctccaacccAGCCGCCATATCCGGCAACCAGCTCTATCACACCGCAtcggtgctgatgctgcaaAATCAGCCAGCAAACGTGAAACTGACGCCAATGCCAAAGAGCATTCTGTGGCATGCACGTCGAATTTGTGGAATCAGCATATCCAACGCCCACCACGGCGCGTGGACGAACGCCGTTCAACCGCTGTGGGTGGCCGGCAGATGCATGAGTCATCCTGCTGAGCACAAGGCAATTCTAGATATACTGGAGAGGATTGAGAAGGAATCTGGGTGGGGGACAAAGTGGCGACAGGAGGATCTCAAAACATTCTGGGGCGACTTGGAAGATTGA
- a CDS encoding ADP-ribosylglycohydrolase (similar to Aspergillus flavus NRRL3357 XP_002372145.1), with protein sequence MDIFGIAPEGINGLAKETIHDRIIGCLFGSALGDAIGLYTEFLSGHMSSIAYPSRKFVLHPESDATLFRRDAHRNPHRPGEWTDDTDHAMLILLSCLHKDCKELDAQDFASRLLIWVQFGLRALDTLPLGLGRTVGSIVRTKTYLEDPEGTARTHWKNTNYHVAPNGSLMRTHPLGLLCLNKPLYDTFETAASYSVVTHVDPRCIISCAIGTVLIRGLLRQEIRTEDDIDATIAQGLSWWTGYRARLLQDPERRDEPDLDLAEFRRHAKVNSLDVLQLDDGYKIGYVYKTFGSGIHVLRMAMRKSAESGHSLASQLAVFEPLITDLIMRGGDADTNACFAGALLGAYLGYRTLPPHWRDGLRHGPWLMQKAEGLCQLLGVAEGTYKGSEDKETQPHAGRGIPTDKQMEEKVMLLQADMAKREQERTKAEEEEQRKAKGSSWLKWK encoded by the coding sequence ATGGACATTTTTGGCATCGCTCCAGAAGGCATCAATGGGTTGGCAAAGGAGACCATCCACGACCGAATTATCGGCTGCTTGTTTGGATCAGCCTTGGGAGATGCTATTGGACTATATACCGAGTTTCTATCGGGCCATATGTCCTCTATCGCATATCCATCACGGAAGTTTGTACTTCATCCCGAATCAGATGCCACCCTGTTCCGCCGTGATGCCCATCGGAACCCGCATCGACCGGGAGAATGGACTGACGATACAGACCATGCAATGCTAATTCTGTTGTCATGCCTGCACAAAGATTGCAAAGAGCTCGATGCACAGGATTTCGCGTCACGACTCTTGATCTGGGTTCAATTTGGGCTACGTGCTTTGGATACCTTGCCTCTAGGCCTGGGCAGAACCGTTGGATCTATTGTCCGGACAAAAACATATCTCGAAGACCCCGAAGGCACAGCTAGAACGCATTGGAAGAATACGAACTATCATGTCGCCCCCAATGGAAGTCTCATGCGAACGCACCCCCTAGGCTTGCTTTGCTTGAACAAACCACTGTATGACACTTTTGAAACTGCAGCATCTTACTCGGTTGTCACTCATGTCGACCCGCGATGCATCATTTCTTGTGCCATCGGAACCGTTCTTATTCGTGGACTGCTGCGTCAGGAGATTAGGACAGAAGATGACATTGACGCAACGATTGCCCAAGGATTATCGTGGTGGACCGGCTACAGGGCCCGATTGTTACAAGATCCAGAGCGACGAGATGAGCCGGACCTGGATCTTGCCGAGTTTCGGAGGCATGCTAAAGTTAACAGCCTTGATGTGCTGCAGCTCGATGATGGATATAAAATTGGATATGTCTACAAAACATTCGGCTCTGGCATTCATGTCCTCCGCATGGCAATGCGCAAATCGGCCGAATCGGGACATTCGTTGGCTTCTCAGTTGGCTGTTTTCGAGCCGTTGATAACGGATCTAATTATGCGAGGAGGAGACGCTGACACAAATGCATGCTTCGCTGGTGCTCTTCTTGGTGCGTATCTTGGATACAGGACGCTGCCTCCACATTGGCGAGATGGTCTTCGGCATGGACCGTGGTTGATGCAAAAGGCTGAAGGACTGTGTCAACTTCTTGGCGTGGCTGAGGGAACCTACAAAGGGTCTGAGGACAAAGAGACACAACCTCACGCAGGCAGAGGAATACCTACAGATAAGCAGATGGAGGAGAAAGTAATGTTGTTGCAAGCGGATATGGCAAAAAGGGAGCAAGAGAGAACAAAGGCGGAAGAGGAGGAACAAAGGAAGGCTAAAGGCAGTAGCTGGTTGAAATGGAAATGA